The proteins below are encoded in one region of Aquisphaera giovannonii:
- a CDS encoding ABC transporter ATP-binding protein, producing the protein MGHHTSGGLFSRNKNTTAVTVHALRGVSVDFYPGEYIAIMGASGSGKSTMLNLLGCLDRPSSGQYLLGGRDVSRLDDDELSEVRSRYLGFIFQSYNLIQQYTVLENIQLPLTYQGGGEISPEAHERSLELAKLVGLGDRFDHRPTQLSGGQQQRVAIARSLINDPYIILADEATGNLDTKTSHEIMAMLGRLNDAGKTIIMVTHEQDIAEHAKRIIRMQDGRIVEDGPSPRMMQGQGAVAVTDGGAPGEVWETE; encoded by the coding sequence ATGGGGCATCACACGTCCGGCGGCCTCTTCAGCCGCAACAAGAACACCACCGCGGTCACGGTGCACGCCCTCCGGGGCGTGTCCGTGGACTTCTACCCCGGCGAGTACATCGCCATCATGGGGGCGTCCGGCTCCGGCAAGAGCACGATGCTGAACCTGCTCGGCTGCCTCGACCGGCCGAGCAGCGGCCAGTACCTGCTGGGGGGGCGTGACGTCTCCCGGCTCGACGACGACGAGCTCTCGGAGGTCCGCAGCCGGTACCTCGGCTTCATCTTCCAGTCGTACAACCTGATCCAGCAGTACACGGTGCTGGAGAACATCCAGCTCCCGCTGACGTACCAGGGCGGCGGGGAGATCAGCCCCGAGGCCCACGAGCGTTCGCTCGAGCTGGCCAAGCTCGTCGGGCTCGGCGACCGGTTCGACCACCGCCCCACCCAGCTCTCCGGCGGCCAGCAGCAGCGCGTCGCCATCGCCCGCTCGCTGATCAACGACCCGTACATCATCCTCGCCGACGAGGCGACCGGGAACCTGGACACGAAGACCAGCCACGAGATCATGGCGATGCTCGGCCGGCTCAACGACGCCGGCAAGACCATCATCATGGTGACGCACGAGCAGGACATCGCCGAGCACGCCAAGCGGATCATCCGCATGCAGGACGGCCGGATCGTCGAGGACGGGCCGAGCCCGAGGATGATGCAGGGCCAGGGCGCCGTGGCCGTCACCGACGGCGGGGCGCCGGGCGAGGTGTGGGAGACCGAGTGA
- a CDS encoding efflux RND transporter periplasmic adaptor subunit: MNFSLQNTGDPSSAKAAAPPHDLPPLQRPSRRRAPVGKLLVIGLVALLALGGITVISVPGLSKPIRGFFKPADVDVIPFEVKTGVLPITVADKGSLESSKNQDVLCQVEGSTTIISIVPEGTKVKKGELVCELDSASLRDSFTNQKISTQSAEASFQNAKLTREVAQIAVKEYMEGIYLQDQATIQGEIKLAESDLKRSEDRVDWSNRMWEKGYVSKASKVSEELTYQKAKFALEQAQTKLKVLEEYTKNKTIKELTSEVEKAKSDEYAKQQAWELEKTKEAKLEKQIANCKLFAPGDGIVVYANDPGKNFGSTAPQIEEGATVRERQKIFSLPDIQKMQVNAKVHESQIDKIASGMKARIRVDAFADMELEGTVQEVAPLPDPSSFFSSDIKVYTTKVRIENPLPGLRPGMNAEVTILVDRKENVLSVPVQAILEYGGKDHLMVRTPAGFERREIELGVTNDKFVEVTKGLTNGTVVALNPTVLLTEEQRREIAGNGSRGASKKDWGAAKGKEGEAAGPAGEPGKAGAGGPPGKAELAKGGEPGKAKAKGARGRGGAGGALFEKMKNIPAEDRAKLKGASEEERAAIMKKAGFTDEELDQMRQMREQMRQGGGPPGGGFGGGPPGGGGGN, translated from the coding sequence GTGAACTTTTCCCTTCAGAATACCGGGGACCCATCCTCAGCCAAGGCGGCGGCGCCTCCGCACGACCTGCCTCCGCTCCAGCGCCCCAGCCGGCGCAGGGCCCCCGTCGGTAAGCTCCTGGTCATCGGGCTCGTCGCGCTGCTCGCCCTGGGGGGGATCACGGTCATCAGCGTCCCGGGGCTGAGCAAGCCGATCCGCGGCTTCTTCAAGCCGGCCGACGTGGACGTCATCCCCTTCGAGGTGAAGACCGGCGTGCTGCCGATCACCGTCGCCGACAAGGGGTCGCTGGAGAGCTCCAAGAATCAGGACGTCCTCTGCCAGGTCGAGGGCTCCACGACGATCATCTCCATCGTCCCCGAGGGCACGAAGGTCAAGAAGGGCGAGCTGGTCTGCGAGCTCGACTCCGCCTCGCTGCGGGACTCGTTCACGAATCAGAAGATCTCGACCCAGTCCGCCGAGGCCTCCTTCCAGAACGCCAAGCTCACCCGCGAGGTCGCCCAGATCGCCGTCAAGGAGTACATGGAGGGCATCTACCTCCAGGACCAGGCGACGATCCAGGGCGAGATCAAGCTCGCGGAGTCCGACCTGAAGCGGTCCGAGGACCGCGTGGACTGGTCCAACCGGATGTGGGAGAAGGGCTACGTCTCGAAGGCCTCGAAGGTCTCCGAGGAGCTGACCTATCAGAAGGCCAAGTTCGCCCTGGAGCAGGCCCAGACCAAGCTGAAGGTCCTGGAGGAGTATACGAAGAACAAGACGATCAAGGAGCTGACCTCCGAGGTCGAGAAGGCCAAGTCCGACGAGTACGCCAAGCAGCAGGCCTGGGAGCTCGAGAAGACCAAGGAGGCCAAGCTCGAGAAGCAGATCGCCAACTGCAAGCTGTTCGCGCCCGGCGACGGGATCGTGGTCTACGCCAATGATCCGGGGAAGAACTTCGGCAGCACCGCGCCCCAGATCGAGGAGGGGGCCACCGTCCGCGAGCGTCAGAAGATCTTCAGCCTCCCCGACATCCAGAAGATGCAGGTGAACGCCAAGGTCCACGAATCCCAGATCGACAAGATCGCCTCGGGCATGAAGGCCCGGATCCGCGTGGACGCCTTCGCCGACATGGAGCTGGAGGGCACGGTCCAGGAGGTGGCCCCCCTGCCCGACCCGTCCAGCTTCTTCAGCTCGGACATCAAGGTCTACACCACGAAGGTCCGGATCGAGAACCCGCTGCCTGGCCTGCGGCCGGGCATGAACGCGGAGGTGACCATCCTGGTCGATCGCAAGGAGAACGTCCTCAGCGTCCCCGTGCAGGCGATCCTGGAGTACGGCGGGAAGGACCACCTGATGGTGCGCACGCCCGCCGGCTTCGAGCGGCGTGAGATCGAGCTGGGCGTGACCAACGACAAGTTCGTCGAGGTGACCAAGGGGCTGACCAACGGCACGGTCGTGGCCCTCAACCCGACGGTCCTCCTGACCGAGGAGCAGCGGCGCGAGATCGCCGGCAACGGCAGCCGCGGGGCCAGCAAGAAGGACTGGGGGGCGGCCAAGGGCAAGGAGGGCGAGGCGGCCGGCCCGGCGGGCGAGCCCGGCAAGGCCGGCGCCGGCGGGCCTCCGGGCAAGGCCGAGCTGGCCAAGGGCGGCGAGCCCGGCAAGGCCAAGGCCAAGGGGGCGCGCGGCCGCGGCGGGGCCGGCGGGGCGCTCTTCGAGAAGATGAAGAACATCCCCGCCGAGGACCGCGCCAAGCTCAAGGGCGCCTCCGAGGAGGAGCGGGCCGCCATCATGAAGAAGGCCGGCTTCACGGACGAGGAGCTGGATCAGATGCGGCAGATGCGCGAGCAGATGCGCCAGGGCGGCGGCCCGCCGGGCGGCGGCTTCGGCGGCGGCCCTCCGGGCGGCGGGGGAGGGAACTAG
- a CDS encoding beta strand repeat-containing protein produces the protein MRFVNRGSESSARGPRTSGAYRPNAEGLEDRWLMALLRLGAGTPFNLAGQTTTAPNGPQTIGGQLPFIADSSGTAQTQGNQTTDPGLGILQVGNVQAQGAGYSVAALGDMNGDGSNDYLIGAPTVTRNGSTITASTGIGNTAYLLFGDRSASIPTIQSWLSATPEQRVGVLSNLGGTLNFDPFTNRGTPFGYNFDGVSFITSQSTNSGLGTFVAAAGNNAFFIGAPNYAGGGRLYLVTATSNFNLGTLRSAPIDLDSPQNYAGLTIITFEDTANPNSGLGRSATLATNIFGDGSGDVVIGEPTASLNGKTTNGGVFVFQASSLPQTVGAANIVQVQSGSQFTIAGATSGDQAGFSVADAGDVNGDGSNDLLIGAPAHNSNAGAAYLLYGGTPLTSGLLNGIVDLSRLQITPNTTTDPTPPQGAVFFGTGTDQAGYTVSTAGNFNNGVDSLSDFMIGSPGANGTAGRVTVFYGATTGALNSTGQFTGGLIANATNPIQLSTPTAALNLTGVSPLAASFTGASTGFRAGTSVSYYNAQSSGTSSVILVGAPGDTSQSGSGSVYELQGASTGTFQTLNTQLNSTNARQYTLTFPTTFQSADAIGYGISVSALPSGTGDFIAGAPGYTGTLNTSTSTPPTPLVGAAAVVLNALQPNNTLPILGGSGGGGGGGGGGGGGTFSGFAGATPPGVVNLTYTVPTFGSSFVPSVSDLSTYNYSPIPLRAALQQYKVPPGFAQRFYAYYHPRGKVPGRGQGQSRNTFDGSGAFTLGSKVATRGRFHPGKTYQWTHSTRAGLIVPPSSLRQRYTSQGNPLGRV, from the coding sequence ATGCGGTTTGTCAATCGCGGGTCTGAATCGTCGGCCAGGGGGCCGCGCACGAGCGGGGCCTATCGGCCCAATGCCGAGGGGCTGGAGGATCGCTGGCTCATGGCCCTGCTCCGGCTCGGGGCCGGCACGCCGTTCAACCTCGCCGGCCAGACGACCACGGCCCCCAATGGCCCCCAGACGATCGGCGGCCAGCTCCCCTTCATCGCCGATTCGTCGGGCACCGCCCAGACGCAGGGGAACCAGACGACCGACCCCGGCCTCGGCATCCTCCAGGTGGGGAACGTCCAGGCGCAGGGGGCGGGCTACTCCGTCGCGGCGCTGGGCGACATGAACGGCGACGGCAGCAACGACTACCTCATCGGCGCGCCGACCGTCACTCGGAACGGGAGCACGATCACCGCCTCGACCGGGATCGGCAACACCGCCTACCTGCTCTTCGGCGACCGATCCGCGAGCATCCCGACGATCCAGAGCTGGCTCTCGGCGACCCCCGAGCAGAGGGTCGGCGTGCTCTCCAACCTGGGCGGGACCCTCAACTTCGACCCGTTCACGAACCGGGGCACGCCCTTCGGCTACAACTTCGACGGTGTGTCGTTCATCACGAGTCAGTCCACCAATTCCGGCCTGGGCACGTTCGTCGCCGCGGCGGGCAACAACGCCTTCTTCATCGGGGCCCCGAACTATGCGGGGGGCGGCCGCCTATACCTCGTCACCGCGACGTCGAACTTCAACCTCGGGACCCTTCGCTCGGCCCCGATCGACCTGGATAGCCCGCAGAACTACGCGGGGCTTACGATCATCACCTTCGAGGACACGGCCAATCCCAATTCCGGGCTAGGCCGGTCCGCGACGCTGGCCACGAACATCTTCGGCGACGGCAGCGGCGACGTCGTCATCGGCGAGCCGACCGCCTCGCTGAACGGGAAGACCACAAACGGCGGCGTCTTCGTGTTCCAGGCCTCGTCGCTGCCCCAGACCGTCGGCGCGGCCAATATCGTCCAGGTCCAGTCCGGCTCCCAGTTCACGATTGCCGGCGCCACCTCGGGCGACCAGGCGGGCTTCTCGGTCGCCGACGCGGGGGACGTGAACGGGGACGGCTCGAACGACCTCCTCATCGGTGCGCCGGCGCACAACAGCAACGCGGGTGCGGCCTACCTGCTCTACGGGGGCACGCCGCTCACGTCGGGGCTCCTGAACGGGATCGTGGACCTCAGCCGCCTGCAGATCACGCCGAACACAACCACCGACCCGACGCCCCCGCAGGGTGCGGTCTTCTTCGGAACCGGGACGGACCAGGCGGGCTACACCGTCAGCACCGCCGGCAACTTCAACAACGGCGTCGACTCCCTCTCCGACTTCATGATCGGCTCCCCCGGCGCCAACGGCACGGCCGGCCGCGTGACTGTCTTCTACGGCGCGACGACCGGTGCCCTGAACTCGACCGGGCAGTTCACCGGGGGCCTGATCGCCAATGCGACGAACCCGATCCAGCTCAGCACCCCAACCGCGGCCCTGAACCTGACCGGCGTCTCGCCCCTGGCGGCCTCTTTCACCGGGGCCAGCACCGGATTCCGCGCGGGCACGTCGGTCTCCTACTACAACGCCCAGTCGTCCGGGACATCCAGCGTCATCCTCGTCGGCGCACCGGGCGACACGTCGCAGAGCGGCTCCGGCAGCGTCTATGAGCTCCAGGGCGCTTCCACGGGCACGTTCCAGACCCTCAACACGCAGCTGAACAGCACGAACGCCCGCCAGTACACCCTGACGTTCCCCACCACGTTCCAGAGCGCGGACGCCATCGGCTACGGCATCTCGGTCTCCGCGCTCCCGAGTGGGACCGGGGACTTCATCGCCGGGGCGCCCGGGTATACGGGGACGTTGAACACGTCGACGTCCACCCCGCCGACCCCGCTGGTCGGTGCCGCGGCCGTCGTCCTGAACGCCCTCCAGCCCAACAACACGCTGCCGATCCTCGGCGGTAGCGGCGGCGGTGGCGGCGGCGGCGGCGGCGGCGGTGGCGGCACCTTCAGCGGGTTCGCCGGGGCGACCCCGCCGGGGGTGGTGAACCTGACCTACACCGTCCCCACGTTCGGCAGCAGCTTCGTGCCGTCGGTGTCGGACCTGTCCACATACAACTACTCGCCGATCCCCCTGCGGGCCGCCCTCCAGCAGTACAAGGTGCCTCCCGGGTTCGCCCAGCGGTTCTACGCGTACTACCACCCGCGCGGCAAGGTCCCCGGCCGCGGCCAGGGGCAGAGCCGGAACACCTTCGACGGGTCGGGCGCGTTCACGCTCGGCAGCAAGGTCGCGACGCGAGGCCGGTTCCACCCGGGCAAGACCTACCAGTGGACGCACAGCACCAGGGCCGGGCTCATCGTCCCCCCCTCGTCGCTTCGCCAGCGGTACACCAGCCAGGGGAACCCGCTGGGCAGGGTCTGA
- a CDS encoding ABC transporter permease, which yields MGRIWRALRLGMKSLLLHKLRSGLTVLGTVFGVAAVISMLAIAEGSSRDALERIRALGATNIIIRSVKPSDEAQATGGRPSRILNYGIKYNDYDRIVETVPTIRKVLPIREIRKQIRRYQYFLDGRVVGTTEDYADFSMLEIDRGRFLTAADNERFQNYAVLAATTAKTLFPYEDPIGLSVKLGSDYYTVVGVTKERQSTAGTSGSLAAQDFNKDVYIPLNTCKVRFGEKIVNNRSGSMEAEETQLSQITLKVGSTDEVRPTVPIIKAAYEPWHPRKDVEMTVPYDLLVAAQQTARQFNIILGTIAAISLLVGGIGIMNIMLATVTERTREIGIRRALGAKRKDITQQFLIETVVLSGVGGVLGVTLGIVIPYMIVYFIPDQKAFVTPFSVILAFSISVGIGILFGLYPARRAAMMDPIEALRHE from the coding sequence ATGGGACGCATCTGGCGGGCCTTGCGGCTGGGGATGAAGAGCCTGCTGCTGCACAAGCTCCGCTCCGGGTTGACGGTGCTGGGCACGGTCTTCGGCGTCGCGGCCGTGATCTCCATGCTGGCGATCGCCGAGGGCTCCAGCCGGGACGCGCTGGAGCGCATCCGGGCCCTGGGCGCCACGAACATCATCATCCGCTCGGTCAAGCCCAGCGACGAGGCCCAGGCCACCGGCGGCAGGCCGTCCCGGATCCTCAACTACGGCATCAAGTACAACGACTACGATCGGATCGTGGAGACCGTGCCGACGATCCGCAAGGTGCTGCCGATCCGCGAGATCCGCAAGCAGATCCGGCGCTACCAGTACTTCCTGGACGGCCGGGTCGTCGGCACCACGGAGGACTACGCGGACTTCAGCATGCTCGAGATCGACCGCGGCCGGTTCCTCACGGCCGCGGACAACGAGCGGTTCCAGAACTACGCCGTGCTCGCCGCCACCACGGCGAAGACCCTCTTCCCCTACGAGGACCCGATCGGGCTCTCCGTGAAGCTGGGCTCCGACTACTACACCGTGGTCGGGGTCACGAAGGAGCGGCAGAGCACCGCCGGCACCTCCGGCAGCCTCGCCGCCCAGGACTTCAACAAGGACGTGTACATCCCGCTGAACACCTGCAAGGTGCGGTTCGGCGAGAAGATCGTGAACAACCGCTCCGGCTCGATGGAGGCCGAGGAGACCCAGCTCTCGCAGATCACCCTCAAGGTGGGCTCGACCGACGAGGTCCGGCCGACCGTGCCGATCATCAAGGCGGCCTACGAGCCCTGGCACCCCCGCAAGGACGTCGAGATGACGGTCCCGTACGACCTGCTCGTCGCGGCCCAGCAGACGGCCCGCCAGTTCAACATCATCCTCGGGACCATCGCGGCGATCTCGCTGCTCGTCGGCGGCATCGGCATCATGAACATCATGCTGGCGACCGTCACCGAGCGGACGCGGGAGATCGGCATCCGCCGCGCCCTGGGCGCCAAGCGGAAGGACATCACCCAGCAGTTCCTCATCGAGACCGTCGTGCTCTCGGGGGTCGGCGGCGTGCTGGGGGTCACCCTGGGCATCGTCATCCCCTACATGATTGTGTACTTCATCCCCGACCAGAAGGCGTTCGTGACCCCCTTTTCGGTGATCCTCGCCTTCAGCATCTCGGTGGGAATCGGCATCCTCTTCGGCCTCTATCCGGCCCGACGCGCCGCGATGATGGACCCGATCGAGGCGCTCCGCCACGAATAA
- a CDS encoding TolC family protein produces MGCTREFYREWANQDVSEAVFEKSRDPRWRLDVFSVEPPAMSRFASPYDPEFPPAPPDDPATAALSPVPQWPDNRVLVPVEGTGYLELLERWRTERESNDPNFSLPPGPRPADAAVGFPTPNVRGTVQPPSAASPFAPGTGNPDNPAPGTSGPGPDPAAGGATPGRGGSLPGPDPSSIEPAPPGGATPGGTPPGGPSARNSGANPRTKAAASSPKQIASTRPGRQSKAIPPPKPVETIVRKGSTRKPGLRDLAVVKTAQPPDQAVQQPLPPGPRIPLESRDSQREMSEETRRELQRIAPAGPSGGFNQEQAAELAGILVPRVPPLNVAQVAGLPRNARPYVVTMQQAFTVALINSRVYQTQLENLYASALAVTLQRFQFEPQFYAGMSPLTTPIGAGFAAGVNPANQFLYSTRKSPGGQISSLTMGEVAGVGKLFSSGGQLLMGFANQVVFNFVGKNPIQPTVQSSLPLSFIQPFLRGAGRAVVLENLTQAERNLVYQTRSFAKFRQEFIVVSLTGGTITNFGTGLAAQGFSGGGNSDPTLGFIPVVVNFAQVIIDRRNLAYFEQLAALYEELIEGESSGLTKLQVDQIRSSVLGARQTLIGDILTLRNQLDQFKQQLGMPPDTPMVPDLSLVQAYLDVYEAIDDWQRSANRRLDDIPRIVNRLPELEDIVLDGSSVLGMYKGSTTYDNEDELEATLQAAVRIAAEFRLDLMNNRAALYDAWRQIRVRANALRGYLNVAITNQIFTPPTTSNPFAFVDQAKQFRLVLNAELPLIRVAERNSFRQAIIAYEQARRQLMSQEDFVKYQLRSDIRAMQVQYIGYEITKRNLILNIQLKDQAFEQIIAPPQGGAAGGVGLAANAATQTNNLVNFHNNLIRSEQALLSAYQSYQAARLTVYRDIGTLPYDEWEAFSELFPSEYRGPILSQGGGASARPASAPAPQPAQGPRR; encoded by the coding sequence GTGGGCTGCACGCGCGAGTTCTACCGGGAATGGGCGAACCAGGACGTCTCGGAGGCCGTCTTCGAGAAGAGCCGCGACCCGCGCTGGCGCCTGGACGTCTTCTCGGTCGAGCCGCCGGCCATGTCCCGGTTCGCGTCCCCCTATGATCCCGAATTCCCCCCGGCGCCTCCGGACGATCCGGCGACCGCGGCCCTCTCGCCGGTGCCGCAGTGGCCGGACAACCGCGTCCTGGTCCCGGTGGAGGGGACGGGGTACCTCGAGCTGCTCGAGCGCTGGCGGACCGAGCGGGAGTCGAACGACCCGAACTTCAGCCTGCCCCCGGGGCCCAGGCCGGCCGATGCGGCCGTCGGCTTCCCGACGCCCAACGTGCGAGGCACCGTCCAGCCGCCGTCGGCCGCGTCGCCCTTCGCACCCGGCACGGGGAACCCGGACAACCCCGCCCCCGGCACCTCGGGACCGGGCCCGGACCCGGCGGCCGGAGGCGCCACCCCGGGACGCGGCGGGTCCTTGCCCGGCCCCGACCCGTCGTCCATCGAGCCGGCCCCGCCGGGCGGCGCCACCCCCGGCGGCACCCCGCCGGGCGGCCCCTCCGCCAGGAATTCGGGCGCGAATCCGCGGACCAAGGCGGCCGCTTCATCGCCTAAACAGATTGCCTCGACACGGCCAGGTCGGCAGTCGAAGGCCATCCCGCCCCCCAAACCCGTCGAGACCATCGTGCGCAAGGGATCGACGCGGAAGCCGGGGTTAAGGGACCTCGCCGTCGTCAAAACGGCCCAGCCCCCGGACCAGGCCGTGCAGCAGCCGCTGCCCCCCGGCCCCCGGATCCCCCTCGAATCCCGCGACAGCCAGAGAGAGATGTCCGAAGAGACCCGGCGAGAACTCCAGCGCATCGCCCCCGCGGGCCCGTCCGGCGGCTTCAACCAGGAGCAGGCCGCCGAGCTCGCCGGCATCCTCGTGCCGAGGGTCCCGCCGCTCAACGTCGCCCAGGTCGCCGGCCTGCCTCGCAATGCCAGGCCGTACGTAGTGACGATGCAGCAGGCATTCACGGTCGCGCTCATCAACTCACGCGTCTATCAGACGCAGCTGGAGAACCTGTACGCGTCCGCACTGGCCGTCACCCTGCAGAGGTTCCAGTTCGAGCCCCAGTTCTACGCGGGGATGTCGCCGCTGACCACGCCCATCGGCGCGGGGTTCGCGGCGGGAGTGAACCCGGCGAACCAGTTCCTGTACTCCACCCGGAAGTCTCCCGGCGGCCAGATCTCCTCGCTCACGATGGGGGAGGTCGCCGGCGTCGGCAAGCTCTTCAGCTCGGGCGGCCAGCTCCTGATGGGGTTCGCCAACCAGGTCGTGTTCAACTTCGTCGGCAAGAACCCGATCCAGCCGACCGTCCAGTCGTCCCTCCCGCTCTCCTTCATCCAGCCGTTCCTCCGGGGCGCCGGCCGGGCCGTGGTGCTGGAGAACCTGACTCAGGCCGAGCGCAACCTGGTCTATCAGACCCGCTCGTTCGCCAAGTTCCGCCAGGAGTTCATCGTCGTCTCGCTGACCGGCGGCACGATCACCAACTTCGGGACCGGCCTGGCCGCCCAGGGGTTCTCGGGCGGCGGCAACAGCGACCCGACGCTGGGCTTCATCCCGGTCGTCGTCAACTTCGCCCAGGTCATCATCGACCGGCGGAACCTCGCCTACTTCGAGCAGCTCGCGGCGCTCTACGAGGAGCTGATCGAGGGCGAGTCGTCGGGCCTGACGAAGCTCCAGGTGGACCAGATCCGCTCGTCGGTCCTGGGGGCCCGGCAGACGCTGATCGGCGACATCCTCACCCTGCGGAACCAGCTTGACCAGTTCAAGCAGCAGCTCGGCATGCCGCCGGACACCCCCATGGTGCCGGACCTGAGCCTCGTGCAGGCGTACCTGGACGTCTACGAGGCGATCGACGACTGGCAGCGGTCGGCCAACCGCCGGCTGGACGACATCCCCCGCATCGTCAACAGGCTCCCCGAGCTCGAGGACATCGTGCTCGACGGCAGCTCGGTCCTGGGCATGTACAAGGGGAGCACGACCTACGACAACGAGGACGAGCTGGAGGCAACCCTCCAGGCCGCCGTCCGGATCGCCGCCGAGTTCCGCCTGGACTTGATGAACAACCGAGCGGCGCTTTACGATGCATGGCGGCAGATCCGGGTCAGGGCCAACGCGCTGAGGGGCTACCTGAACGTCGCCATCACCAACCAGATATTCACCCCGCCGACGACCTCGAACCCCTTCGCGTTCGTGGATCAGGCGAAGCAGTTCCGGCTGGTGCTCAACGCGGAGCTGCCGCTCATCCGCGTGGCGGAGCGGAATTCCTTCCGCCAGGCGATCATCGCCTACGAACAGGCCCGCCGCCAGCTCATGTCCCAGGAGGACTTCGTCAAGTATCAGTTGCGATCCGACATCCGTGCCATGCAGGTCCAGTACATCGGCTACGAGATCACGAAGCGCAACCTGATCCTCAACATCCAGCTGAAGGACCAGGCGTTCGAGCAGATCATCGCCCCGCCCCAGGGCGGGGCCGCCGGCGGCGTCGGCCTGGCGGCCAACGCGGCGACGCAGACCAACAACCTGGTCAACTTCCACAACAACCTGATCCGGAGCGAGCAGGCCCTCCTCTCCGCCTATCAGTCCTATCAAGCAGCCCGCCTGACGGTGTATCGCGACATCGGCACCCTGCCCTACGACGAATGGGAGGCTTTCAGTGAACTTTTCCCTTCAGAATACCGGGGACCCATCCTCAGCCAAGGCGGCGGCGCCTCCGCACGACCTGCCTCCGCTCCAGCGCCCCAGCCGGCGCAGGGCCCCCGTCGGTAA
- the greA gene encoding transcription elongation factor GreA, translated as MSSDRIPMSKEGYEKQKALLDRMKNDDMPRIAEQIAQARGYGDLSENAEFDAAVEAQGMLQAKINDLQEKLGRAFIVDKTTLPTDRVVFGSKVRVLDLDLNEEEDFILVGPGDEDYDQNKILLTSPIGQGLVGKKVGDEVEVPIPVGTLKLKIVEIGVG; from the coding sequence ATGTCCAGCGACCGTATACCGATGTCGAAGGAAGGCTACGAGAAGCAGAAGGCGTTGCTCGACCGGATGAAGAATGACGACATGCCCCGCATCGCCGAGCAGATCGCGCAGGCGAGGGGCTATGGGGACCTCTCCGAGAACGCCGAGTTCGACGCCGCCGTCGAGGCCCAGGGGATGCTGCAGGCGAAGATCAACGACCTGCAGGAGAAGCTCGGGCGTGCCTTCATCGTCGACAAGACGACCCTGCCCACCGATCGGGTCGTGTTCGGGTCCAAGGTCCGGGTCCTGGATCTGGATCTCAATGAGGAGGAGGATTTCATACTGGTCGGGCCGGGGGACGAGGATTACGACCAGAACAAGATCCTCCTCACCAGCCCCATCGGCCAGGGCCTCGTCGGCAAGAAGGTCGGCGACGAGGTCGAGGTGCCGATCCCCGTCGGCACGCTGAAGCTGAAGATCGTCGAGATCGGGGTCGGCTGA